The genomic interval AAGCTAACTCTACTAGATATCCCTTTCACAAATATAGATAGCATTACTTCTGGTAATTATTTCCTTTATGTGGAAGAGCGTTCGTTGTTAATCCATCATTAGTGGCCAAGGTGACTTTGGATAATGATAAATCTAAAGCAGTTGACTTCAACATGATTTGGTCCTCCTCACTCAATAGTTTGAAGTATGGGTCTTACTTCAGTAAACCTGAGTTGATTGAATTCCCAAGTGAAGTTCCTGGTTAAAATGCTTATGCATACTTTTACAAACAAGCTAATCCTGATTTCCAAGCTAGTGCAGAAGAAAAGCTTCCATTATTATTGAAGGGCCATGGAGGACCAACCCCTCAAGCACGtggaattttaaatttgagCATTCAGTACTGGACTAGTCAGGGTTGGGCTTTTGTTGATGCTAATTATGGTGGTAGCACTAGTTATGGTAGGGAGTTTCGTGAACAACTTTTGGGATGATAGGGAATAGTTGATGTCAATGACTGTTGTAATTGTGCTACAAACTTGGTAGATGGGGAGCGACTTTGTATTACAAAGGGCTCTACTGGTGGGTATACCACCTTAGTTGCCATTGCTTTTAAAGAAACTTTTAAGGTTGGTGCTTCTCTATATGGTAGTCTAGGTTTTCTTGGGAAAAAGATTTTGGGCTCAAAGAGGCATTGAAGGAAGGTTGTTGGCTATTGTTGGATGAGCTTTATCTTGCTTAAATTTGCTTTAGAAGATCTGCATTGTGAAGGCCATGAAAGCAAAAGCACAAGAGCTACCACAACAAGTGTTGGTGTAATGGCAAAAGGGCAAGTCAAAAGCAACCATGTGAGAAGATACTACTTCCTCaattcaaccttgaggacaagatTGTTCTGCAATGGTATGTAatgataggatataatgtgtATGTGAGGaggaaataaattaaaaagttgttagtTAGGTTGTTAGGGTGAGTGATGATTCCTTTATATAGTCGGGGGGTCCTAGTATGCAGGAGACTTTTggataattttgtagattgagcttGAGCTCTTTGTGAAGGGGAAACCCTTGGAAGAGAAAGTGTTCTcatatttttgtgttcttttcagtctataagataaaaaaatattttactcttctttctcttttcaattatgGGTTCCTAACAGTTTATGACTCAACAGAGTATAAATACTACTACGGTTGCATACCTTTAGTGAATGTCAAGGCAAGTATCCAGATAATTGAGTATAATGTCAATTGTTTATGTGTCAAGGGCAAGTCAAAAGCAACCATGTGAGAAGATACTACTTCCTTAATTCAACCTTGAGGGCAAGATTGTTCTGCAATGGTATGTAATGATAAGATATAATGTGTATGTGAggaagaaataaattaaaaagttgttagtTAGGTTGTTAGAGTGAGTGATGATTCCTTTATATAGTCCGGGGGGGGTGTCCTAGTATGCAGGAGACTTTTggataattttgtagattgagcttGAGTTCTTTGTGAAGGGGAAACCCTTGGAAGAGAGAGTGTTCTcttatttttgtgttcttttcaatctataagataaaaaatattactcttctttcttttttcaattatgGGTTCCTAACAGTTTATGACTCAACAAAGTATAAATACTACTACGGTTGCATACTTTTAGTGAATGTCAAGGCATGTATCTAGATAATTGAGTATAATGTCAATTGTTTATGTGTATCTATATGATTTCTTGTATCTAATCCAAGATTAGATTTTATCTAATGTGATTTAATTGTATATGAAAACTCATTAGGTACATTAGCTTATCATTTATTCTCTGTTGtctatatatttgtttcttcttgttgcaattatcattttaatgaTGTAAGCAAATGAAAATGTTTCAGTTGATTGGGTGAGGGAGATGGTGCAATGTAATTAGATTTTGTTATATCATgtataaattttcttcttttgaaaatttgtgtaTATAACTTGCTATATTGAGTGATGTTTTATGGATGACtctattataatagttatatttctATCTCACGTGCttattgattataatttgtataacttttatttaataattttatgttattaaatgaGATATTACATAAAACACctaaatgacattaaaaaataagttgcTATTCTATGATACCACAAAACACGATTTCGAATTACTTGTTCTTATACTTTTCATCAACATTGGCTCGCGGATTTCCAAACAGATTCTTACAAAAGGAAATTCTAGAGTTCATATCATAAGTTCAATTTAGTGTTGTAAATACTATAAAAGGGAATTCTAAAGAGATATAGCAAGTTGACTACTATTGTACTGTTACAAAAGGGTTCTGGGAACATGGGTCATTTTTCCATGTTCGAACTAGGATCAAGATCTATGTTCGAACTAGTCATGACCCATTTGGCTTGGCCGAAACTATAATATATTCTTTGGTAAAGTGATCACTCGTAAAAAGGTTGGATCGCCTATGATGTGATACAATCAAGCGCTCAAATAAATTTGACTAGATCTTTGGAATATTATGTTACCTTGAAACAAGGAATAAAAGTCTTGTATGTTGGGTTTTATCAATTTTCAAGTACTCCGAGATTCTTTAGTTGTTTTTTAGTACTCAGAATTTTGTATTGAAAAGTGCCAAGAATTTTCCTATAAAGAAGTACAAGGATAAGCAAACACTCATACATTGTACGCTTAAACGGAGTTCTTGGTTTAACTCAACCACTAAATCATAACAGCATACGTGTGGGTCAAATTTCTATCACTCCAAAATGCTATTTGATCCCCCCCTTGAGGCCTCATCACTAAAATATGCTTCCATGTTGGATGACTTTGTCAATAATAAATTCATTCTTCCTAATTGTAGGCTTACagcaattttaaaaatcttaaaaaattacgtacaatttaaaacatctagaaagaaattataaagaattaaaagcataaatatgaattttttttattcaatggtATTATGGAGctacattatttattttggtgtcCATAATCTTTAACATGATTTCCAAATCATTTATTGAGCATTGATGATTATAGGGCATCCCTCTTCAGTTAATAAATAACGCCCATTGCATTATCTATCAAAAACGAGCTGTGATATTGGAAAACAAAGCCTTGAAGTCCTTCGTTGGGGTACCCACTCCTTCAGGTTTTGATGCCAAGTCAAATGCCTTGAATTGGACCTCCTCAAAATTCAGTGCCTGTCAAACGAGTTGACTCAAAATTCGATATACAAATCTCGTAATAACTTGAAAACACATTATGGTTGAATTTTTATGACAAATGGGAaactcattatttttacttttgaacGAAACAAAAAGTTCTATAAAGGACCTTGGTTAGAAAACTAAAAGTGAAAAGCTTTTActtaatatgtaaatatgttTTCGCTTGTGATTTTCTAAGGGTACTTTCATAAGATATCTAATAGAAACATCTTTTAATTCCTTGACCAATGATGGTTAGCAAGAccttgtaataaaattatatacctGAATGCAGACTTCGGCAACATCAGCTCGAGGAATGGTTTTGGTTTCAGTCTGAAGAAGCTCGTCATCTTTTCCCACAATCAGTTCCCTAATCCCTCCTTCTTTATCTAGCAAACCACCGGGCCNNNNNNNNNNNNNNNNNNNNNNNNNNNNNNNNNNNNNNNNNNNNNNNNNNNNNNNNNNNNNNNNNNNNNNNNNNNNNNNNNNNNNNNNNNNNNNNNNNNNNNNNNNNNNNNNNNNNNNNNNNNNNNNNNNNNNNNNNNNNNNNNNNNNNNNNNNNNNNNNNNNNNNNNNNNNNNNNNNNNNNNNNNNNNNNNNNNNNNNNNNNNNNNNNNNNNNNNNNNNNNNNNNNNNNNNNNNNNNNNNNNNNNNNNNNNNNNNNNNNNNNNNNNNNNNNNNNNNNNNNNNNNNNNNNNNNNNNNNNNNNNNNNNNNNNNNNNNNNNNNNNNNNNNNNNNNNNNNNNNNNNNNNNNNNNNNNNNNNNNNNNNNNNNNNNNNNNNNNNNNNNNNNNNNNNNNNNNNNNNNNNNNNNNNNNNNNNNNNNNNNNNNNNNNNNNNNNNNNNNNNNNNNNNNNNNNNNNNNNNNNNNNNNNNNNNNNNNNNNNNNNNNNNNNNNNNNNNNNNNNNNNNNNNNNNNNNNNNNNNNNNNNNNNNNNNNNNNNNNNNNNNNNNNNNNNNNNNNNNNNNNNNNNNNNNNNNNNNNNNNNNNNNNNNNNNNNNNNNNNNNNNNNNNNNNNNNNNNNNNNNNNNNNNNNNNNNNNNNNNNNNNNNNNNNNNNNNNNNNNNNNNNNNNNNNNNNNNNNNNNNNNNNNNNNNNNNNNNNNNNNNNNNNNNNNNNNNNNNNNNNNNNNNNNNNNNNNNNNNNNNNNNNNNNNNNNNNNNNNNNNNNNNNNNNNNNNNNNNNNNNNNNNNNNNNNNNNNNNNNNNNNNNNNNNNNNNNNNNNNNNNNNNNNNNNNNNNNNNNNNNNNNNNNNNNNNNNNNNNNNNNNNNNNNNNNNNNNNNNNNNNNNNNNNNNNNNNNNNNNNNNNNNNNNNNNNNNNNNNNNNNNNNNNNNNNNNNNNNNNNNNNNNNNNNNNNNNNNNNNNNNNNNNNNNNNNNNNNNNNNNNNNNNNNNNNNNNNNNNNNNNNNNNNNNNNNNNNNNNNNNNNNNNNNNNNNNNNNNNNNNNNNNNNNNNNNNNNNNNNNNNNNNNNNNNNNNNNNNNNNNNNNNNNNNNNNNNNNNNNNNNNNNNNNNNNNNNNNNNNNNNNNNNNNNNNNNNNNNNNNNNNNNNNNNCATTTGTGGAACTGCACTTGTGAGGATTATGAGAGCATCTATACCTTGAAATGCAGGAGTAATACTTTCAGCATCTCTGATATCCCCAACAAAAACATCATTTGCACCGCCAATTTTCTGTTTACTTTCTTCTGTTCTAACAAGGCCTCTGGTAACATACTGATTTTGcctctcttttaattttttatacacaaTTTGTCCTGAAAAATTATCCAACGAATCACATTCAAAATTGTAAAttagggaaaaaaaatatagtctTCCTCACATTATCATACAAAGAGAGGTTAAAAACTGTAATCATGTAGTCACGAATAAGAAGCCATGATTTCAACTTCCAAATCAAATGATAATGAAGAAAGAAGGTTGACTTTTACATAGAACGAGAACAAGCTATTGTAATCTTAAGCAATCTTTACCCTTGTATATGTGAGGTAGAACATTGTTCGTGTTTAATAGCAACATAAAAGAGTGTTTATCACCTTGTATCTGTTTTAGGATTTTAGTTAGCAAACCAATGATCCTTTGATCCCACTTTTTTGAAATCAAAGTGTTTTAGTCAAGAGTGGTTGGGTCCCAAGAATATTCAAGTCTTAACCAAGAGGGGTTGCGGTCTAAAGAATATTCATGCTAAGTTAAAAGTGATTGAGTTCAAACAATACTTGTGGTTTAGCTAAACATGGTCGTGTTTCAACCAACATTCAATCTAAGCTAGGAATGGTTGCATTCTAAAGAATACTCAACATTTCTCTGTTTCACTCCTACTAAAGGGAAACCCCTTATCTCGAAAGCCTTACTTTACTTAGCAACACAGGTTCAGAATTTACTTATTCTCATCACTCTTAAACCTGAACCCTATTATCTATTAAAGGCATGATTTTCCTCGCAAGGACACTCAAGACCAAGATAGGAAATCAAGGTCGACAACTGATGTTTTAAACACTACATGTCTGAAAGTGAGACTAGAAAAAAACAGGATTTGATGAATCTGTTCTTTAATATTTAGTCAGTGCTAACCAACACCCTTAACTACTGAAACAAGGAcaacatacaaattttataagtGTTTAGGTTATTATATCcacatatttaatattctacTTCAAGTCGACCCAAATCCTATTCCATATTTCAAAATGATATCAGATGAAGAAAACTCTACAACCCTCTTCCACATtgcaaataaaatcattaaacatGTAGTTAAAAGCATTTGCAAACCAATCATTTGTGCAGCtggtgaaatttttaatttactaaatattAGTTGATCTCTCTTACAGTTACTATATGTCTTTAAAGTTTATTAttgttcatttaaatttaaaattaatttttaatcatataatatgaaaaatcttGTGTATAAACCCTAAACTTGCTCCTGTATCAACAGTCTATAACAAAATTCTTAACAATCCGAAATATAGATAACCATGCAGTCAAATCACtgaaactcaattaaaatactaacaaaACAGATTCGAAAAAGTAAGCGAGCACCTGTGCGACCACCAGATCCGGTTACAAGCACGGTTCTTGGGGACAAATCAGCCATGGACGCAACAGTAGAGTCTAATTGATACTGTGAATGTGTTGAAATTGGTACAGACAAAAgggaaatataaaagaaaggaaaatagatATTTCGAGAAAGAGTCTTAACCAACAAGAAAAGAAACTCAATGTATATATGTGAAAGTGAATGTCTGGATGGACTGCTTTAACTTACTTCTAGAAAGagtaaaaaatcttaattattcctcctgtcatataaaaaaattcaaattaattattattgttattataactttatagtgaaatagttttaaatttaatataaaattaatatttaaaattatatttcatagcGAAATAGTCTTATAcaagtaatatatataaaattttaaacagatgaagaacattttatttaaaaaaaaaattaacatatgggaaagaaaaccaaaattgGTTATTAAAAACAGCATTAGTGTAATTATGGTACTGACAGGTAGGTTGTAGTGTTTATTACGACAGTGGTAAGTAGGTAAGGAAGGTGAGGCTGTGGGCTTATCAATTATGATTAGGGATCCAAAGTAAAACGGTTTAATGGGGttagataattaaataaataaataaaattaaggaaaatgaATGTTAGAATTTGGATTATATGGATatctaattcatttaaatttatattttaatgtatataaatttataattacattttaaatgtttttaataatatgaaactattttttgttaACATGTAGtaataagttatataaaattacagtttattataataattatttctttaattaaagatttaaaatttatgtcatttattaaaaaaataataatcttttttgtcaaaaagatttaatttagtataaacttacaatatttaaacaactTGAATtgattaacttaaaaaattagatgattggatagaaattttaaaatattaaatttagaatatttgaATATGAATAGATTTAATCCTACTAATAGTCACTCTTACACATTACACTCTTACATATTAGACGAGATTAGTAGTGtctatttattattagttttgttttaaaaaaaaggtattttttttcttgtcgaATAGATATTCTTAAGagtatttattattcttttatatttttcaatatatatgaatatttatacatatttttgtattttactttttcaaaatttaaataaaatcatttaaaaaaattaaaacaaaactgaCTCATTCACTTTTGGTCAGATGGACAATTACACCATTATTATTTAAGACTGTAATTATGTAAGTCAAAAGGACCCACTTAAAccgtttttacaaaatatgggaCAATAGTGAACTCTCGAAAAAGGTTAGGACCAGACCACTTTAAACACATCGTCCCAAACTACGAACCAAAtaaggtattaaacctaatttttacATGTAGCAAATTAACATAATGTTAAATTTACATAACATAATAATCATGAGTCAAaggatttttaatattaatttaaaatgtactataattaaaattagaaaccTTCATGTGATGGGATAAGTCTTTTCCAAttttgagaatgtactttgattaaaggtggaactttaacaaaaataaacaaggATGTACgttgattaattaacttttatactTGATAAAAGAGGTAAAACAATAGACATATTAGgtataataacatttaattgATAATGTGTTTAGATAAATTTGTTATGATTAATCAAAAAGGTCTTGTTTTCAATTGAAAATGTATTCTGGTTAACCATGAGAAtgctaataaattaattgagaattttgattaattaatttgaaatcttAGACAAAAATCAATcgaataaaatttcttaaaaaatcaatGGTGAATCCTATTTTGGAAAAATAGTATAGTCAACCTATTTCTTGTTTATAtctttttgcaattttttttatttatattattttgttacttaattttttatttatctttatcttcttctattattcttatttttttactaaccTTTTTGTATAGATTTCATAAGAACTAATTTGATAGAAATCAATTTCGTATTTATTGGAAAACAACTTTGGATTACCTTATCTATACTAATTTTTTGGTTACTATTTTAACAATACTGAAGTTGTTATATATTAGTAGCATTAATTCgatttctaattaaattattcatctTTAATCAAggtaaattctcaattattattaaaaatacattctcaattattggTAAAAATACActcaatgaaattttttaactttaatcaaaatacattatcaattaaaattaaaagccTTTTGACTCATGTGATTATTATGCTATATAGatttaatgtcattttctaACTTACCACATTGTGAAAACCATTAATTTTACTTGATTAAAAGACAAAAGACATAgataaacataaattacaacaataataaaaagaataaacaatttatttcaatataatcTCAAAATCcattaagaaattataatagaGACTTAACACTTTATGGAAGGCAtaagaatggaagaagaaaggcAGGAGAATGTGATGTGAACCCCATTTACACAAGAGTTGACTTAGGAACTTTAGAGTTAGAACTTTGtaggaaatttgaaaaattagtgTGAAGGTGGACAATATTTTAGAAACGCCTATATCTCGAGCTATAGAACTCTGATTGAGGTGATTCTAAAATGAGGTGAAAGTTCATGTTGTGGACTTCAATTTAGGCTCAAGAATCATTTAATTTGGACATGTAAAATGCAAGTTATGACCACAAGATAAACCTGGATAGAAATATGAAAGGTGGAAGCAAAGAATCACTCTTTCCAAGAGAGGCAACACAAAAAGGATGTGAAAGTCCTTTGACATATCCAAGGGTTTTTTAATCACTCAAGAACTTAGAAGAATCACTCTCactaagataaaagagaaacaactctaatatttttgtataaaacttCACTTGTTTCTTTGATGAGAATGGCTCAGTTTATTTAGAAGCTTTAACcatcaaaattacaaaagagTTAATGGTTGATTATAACTGAAATTGTGGCAACCAAAAGCCACctaaaatcattcaattatgCATCCTTCTGGTCTCCAACTATGTTGCCAATTAGGCCTTATTACAACATGAAATAAAACCAAACTAAAGCCTATTAATTGATTAACCCAAAACATAAATTGGTCAGCCAATTTTATAAAGGATTAAgtcattatttaaacaaattaattactaaaaaaacaacaaagtggTGCATTTGTCTTCCTCCATTTGGGTCATGATGTAGTTCAGGTCCTTGGtcttttcttcttgaaactTGGGcttgtatttaaataatatgGTCAACACTTGTTGaagattttcttttgttttccttgcTCTA from Vigna radiata var. radiata cultivar VC1973A chromosome 9, Vradiata_ver6, whole genome shotgun sequence carries:
- the LOC106773352 gene encoding uncharacterized protein At2g37660, chloroplastic; this encodes MCPSRHSLSHIYIEFLFLLVKTLSRNIYFPFFYISLLSVPISTHSQYQLDSTVASMADLSPRTVLVTGSGGRTGQIVYKKLKERQNQYVTRGLVRTEESKQKIGGANDVFVGDIRDAESITPAFQGIDALIILTSAVPQPGGLLDKEGGIRELIVGKDDELLQTETKTIPRADVAEVCIQALNFEEVQFKAFDLASKPEGVGTPTKDFKALFSNITARF